The Nitrospinota bacterium genome contains a region encoding:
- a CDS encoding lipocalin family protein, whose product MPRKSSPELQVVPYVDVERYLGKWYEIARYPHYFQDGCFNSTAFYKKLDDGNIKVINQCRKGSPQGEIEEAIGKATIADKETNSKLKVQFFWPFSGNYWIIDLDKDYQYAVVSEPNRQYLWILSRSPQMAQNTIDMLKEKIRGKGFDLAYLEITSE is encoded by the coding sequence GTGCCTAGGAAATCATCACCAGAGCTACAAGTCGTTCCCTATGTGGATGTGGAGCGCTATCTTGGCAAATGGTATGAAATCGCCCGCTACCCGCATTACTTTCAGGATGGATGCTTTAACTCGACCGCTTTCTATAAAAAGTTGGATGATGGCAACATCAAAGTCATCAACCAATGTCGGAAAGGCAGTCCGCAAGGTGAAATAGAAGAAGCTATCGGCAAAGCCACTATCGCGGATAAAGAAACCAACTCCAAACTAAAAGTTCAGTTTTTCTGGCCTTTTTCAGGAAACTACTGGATCATTGACCTGGATAAGGATTATCAGTATGCCGTGGTCAGCGAACCCAACAGGCAATACCTTTGGATCCTGAGTCGTTCGCCCCAAATGGCCCAAAATACTATTGACATGTTGAAAGAGAAAATCAGAGGGAAAGGTTTTGATCTAGCCTATCTGGAAATCACATCGGAATAA
- a CDS encoding DUF1731 domain-containing protein, which translates to MNIFVLDENPETCARYPCDKHKVLLGEMAKILLASQNVSAEKIIKAGF; encoded by the coding sequence ATGAATATATTTGTTCTTGATGAAAACCCTGAAACGTGCGCTCGGTATCCTTGTGACAAACATAAGGTTCTGTTAGGAGAAATGGCCAAGATTCTTCTGGCAAGCCAAAATGTCTCAGCAGAAAAAATTATTAAAGCAGGTTTCTAG
- a CDS encoding DUF4149 domain-containing protein has product MNSFPIVDMTGVFLLALITGGMFFFAAIMTPLVFTKLPPEISGPFIRQAFPIYSMAMSGMTLAAAFLLWSYPEAIHLVIVFVLFIWAWLWLMPRINRYRDDQLHGNIKAGKTFNLLHRLSVGINLAQMVMVGFVLVRVVIQV; this is encoded by the coding sequence ATGAACAGTTTCCCGATAGTCGATATGACAGGAGTATTTTTACTGGCACTGATAACGGGCGGAATGTTCTTTTTCGCGGCGATCATGACTCCCCTGGTATTCACCAAACTCCCGCCGGAGATTTCCGGGCCATTCATTCGGCAGGCCTTTCCGATATACAGTATGGCCATGTCAGGGATGACCCTGGCGGCGGCCTTCTTGCTATGGAGCTACCCAGAGGCGATTCATCTGGTGATCGTGTTTGTTCTTTTTATATGGGCATGGTTGTGGCTGATGCCGAGAATCAATCGATATCGCGATGATCAGTTGCACGGCAACATAAAAGCCGGAAAAACTTTCAACCTTTTACACCGATTGAGTGTGGGAATCAACCTGGCGCAAATGGTGATGGTTGGCTTTGTCCTGGTTCGAGTCGTTATTCAAGTCTGA